A region of the Desulfobacter postgatei 2ac9 genome:
GTAAGTATTAAATGAAAACCAAATAAAATAATATAGTTAGGAGAAAGTCATGGCCGTACCCAAGCAGAAAAGCTCCAAGGCAAGAGGAAGAAAAAGACGTACCCATTATAAAACCGGTTCCCCTACCATAACTTTATGTTCCGAGTGTCAGGAGCCAAAATTGCCCCATAGAGCATGTCCTGAATGCGGTGCATACAAAGGCAGAAATGTAAACACTGATATGGATGCAGACGATTAGTAGGCCGGAAGATACTTCAAGGAGTCAGATTATGACCATTGAAACCAAGGTAAGAAAAATTATTGCTGAAAAAATTCCCGGCATTGATATTGAGGACGTGGTTCCCCAGGCGTCGTTGATCGAAGATCTGGGGGCTGATTCTCTGACCATCGTTGAGCTTATCATGTCCATGGAAGAGATTTTTGAAATAGAAATTGACGACGACCAGGCCGAGAAATTGTCGACTGTCCAGGATATTTATGACTTCATTGCATCGAAATCATAAATAAATATAAAGGTCCGGGGTAGATATGGAAAAGGATAAACAGATTATCATCGGCAGTGATCATGCCGCGTTTGAATTAAAGGAAAAGATTAAGGATCTGCTCACCGGTCTTGGTTATGAGGTTGAGGATGCGGGTACCCACAGCACTGCTTCGGTAAATTATGCCGATTTCGGTAAAAAGGTGGCCCAAGCCGTTTCCGACGGTACATTTGGCCGGGGTATTCTTCTGTGTGGCACCGGCCTTGGCATGTCCATGCAGGCCAACCGGTTTAAAGGTGTACGTGCCGCCCTGTGCTCGGATATCTTTTCCGCCAGGATGAGCCGGCAACACAATGATGCCAATATTCTGGTCATGGGTGGTCGTGTAATCGGTGATATTCTTGCCTTTGAACTGGTCAGGGAATGGCTTGCCACCCCCTTTGAAGGTGGTCGCCATCTGGACCGTATCCGTTCCCTAGATTAGAAGATTAGGTTAAGAAAGGCACGATTGAATTATGGAAAATATACAATTTATCAAAGCTTGTGATCCTGAGATTGCCTCCGTTATTGAGCGTGAATACAGTCGGCAGGAATACGGGCTCAATCTCATCGCTTCGGAAAATACAGTCAGCCGGGCAGTCATGGAAGCCCAGGGCTCCATCATGACCAACAAATATGCTGAAGGGTATCCGTCAAAGCGCTATTATGGCGGGTGCCAGTACATGGACGAGGCGGAAAATCTGGCCATTGAGCGGGTAAAAAAGCTATTCGGTGTGGAATATGCCAATGTGCAGCCCCATTCCGGATCCCAGGCCAATATGGCGGCTTACTTTTCCGTGCTCTCTCCCGGCGACGGGATACTGGCCATGGATCTTTCCCATGGCGGTCATTTAACCCATGGCGCAGGGGTAAGTTTTTCAGGCCGTTTGTTCAATTTTTCTCATTATGGTTTAAATCCGGAAACCGAAACAATCGATTTGAACCAGGTGGAAGATCTGGCCCGGGCAAATAAGCCTAAAATGATTGTGGCAGGGGCTTCGGCCTATCCTAGAACCCTTGACTTCAAGGGCTTTTCCGAAATTGCCAAAGCATGCGGTGCGCTGTTTCTGGTGGATATGGCTCATATTGCAGGCCTTGTGGCTGCGGGGGTACATCCCACACCTGTTGGATATGCAGATATTATCACTTCCACCACCCATAAAACCCTTCGTGGTCCCAGGGGTGGACTGATTCTCTCCAGCGCCGAACGGGGCAAAAAAATCAATTCCCAGATTTTTCCCGGTATCCAGGGCGGTCCCCTGATGCATGTTGTTACGGCCAAGGCAGTGGCGTTTAAAGAGGCATTGTTGCCGGCGTTTACTGAATATCAGAAACAAGTGGTCAAAAATGCCGCTGTCCTGGCAAAGGTGCTCATGGAAAGAGGCTATAAACTGGTGTCCAATGGTACGGATAACCACATGGTCCTGGTAGATTTTTCCGGGTTGGATATCACTGGAAAAGATGCGGAAGAGCGTCTCGGACAGGCAAATATTACGGTGAATAAAAATACCGTACCCAATGAAAAACGAAGCCCCTTTGTGACTTCGGGTGTACGTATCGGTGTGCCGTTGATTACGTCCAGGGGCATGAAGGAAGATGCCGTGGGGGATATCGCCGGATTTATTTGCGATGTGTTGGATGACGAGGCCAATGTCCCTAAAGTTGCGACCAAGGTTAAAGAGCTTTGCACCCACTACCCGCTGTATGGGGATACCGCCTGCTGATGCCCCCTGTTTTACCTGATTCCGCAAGCGTCGTTAGTGATGGCCGTCCATCCTGGGATGAGTATTTTATGGCCATCACAGAACTTGTGGCCTCCAGGGCCACCTGTCTTCGGCGAAAGGTGGGCGCGGTGCTGGTGAAGGATAAACGCATTTTATGCTCGGGCTATAACGGGGCGCCCTCCCAAATCCCCCATTGCAGAGAGACCGGTTGTCTGCGGGAACAGCTTAATGTCCCCTCCGGGGAAAAACATGAGCTTTGCCGGGGCGTTCATGCTGAACAGAATGTGATCATTCAGGCGGCCTTCCACGGGATACCAGTTGCCGGTGCCTCTCTGTACTGCACCACCCAGCCCTGTTCCATCTGCGCCAAGATGATCATTAACGCCGGGATTAAAAAGGTGTACTTTAAAAAGGGATACGACGATCCCCTTTCCCTGGAGATGTTTGCCCAGGCCGGGGTGGAACTCATCCGGCTTGAATAAATAAATTAAAGAGGCTGATATGAAGTGCCCCTATTGTGGCAACCCGAACACCAGAGTGGTGGATTCTCGGCCGGGTAAAATTGAGTTCGAGGTCCGGCGCCGAAGAGAGTGTCAGGATTGCGGCCGGCGTTTTACCACATATGAACGGGTTGAACAGGTCCCTGTCATGATTGTTAAAAAAGACAGCCGCCGGGAGGAGTTTGACAGGGAAAAAGTGCTGCGGGGCATTCAGAAAGCGTGTGAAAAGCGGGCCATCAGCATCAACCAGATCGAACAGATTGTCGATGATATTGAACGCGACCTGCGGGAAGGCCGGGACCGGGAGGTGTCTGCCAAGGTCGTGGGCGAGAAAATTATCAATGCTCTCAAGGAGCTCGATGATGTGGCCTATGTCCGGTTTGCTTCCGTGTACCGGGAGTTCAAGGATGTGACGGATTTTATTCAGGAACTTGAGAGCCTGATTCATAAGGAGCACCGGTCCGCAGACGCCGAGCCGGGTAAGGAAGGTCCTGTTAAGACCGATGACTGATTTGGACTATATGGCAAGGGCTTTGGAACTTGCAGCCCAGGGTAAAGGGTATACCTCCCCCAATCCCTGTGTGGGTGCCGTGGTGGTAAAAGACGGCCGGATCATTGGTCAGGGCTTTCACTCTAAGGCAGGTGGCCCCCATGCCGAGGTGGTGGCCATTGATGATGCCGCAGCAAGAGCGCCTGAAAAACTGGCCCATGCCACCATCTACGTCACCCTTGAACCCTGCAATCATTTCGGCAGAACCCCCCCATGCACCCATAAAATTCTTAACGCAGGCATCGGCCGTGTTGTTGTGGCCTGTAAAGATCCCAACCCCAATGTCGCTGGGGGCGGGATTGAATTTTTAAGGGGAAAAGGGCTTGAGGTGGTATCAGGGGTTATGGAACAAGAGGCCTTGACCCTGATTGAAGATTTTGTCTGGAATGTCCAAAACCATAAAACACCGTTTGTCACCTTAAAATGTGCTGCCACCCTTGACGGATATATTGCCACCAGAACCGGGGATTCCCAGTGGATAACCTCCAGTGCATCCCGAAACTTCGGTCACGAACTGCGCCATCAAAATGATGCCATTCTTATTGGTTCCGGCACCCTGCATGGGGATGATCCCTCTCTGACCGCCAGAATTGAGGGGAAACCGACCCGGGATCCTGCCCGGATAATTCTGGATACCCGTTTGAGCATTCAAGAAAATGCCAAGGTTGTGGTTCAAAACTCAAGTGCACCCACCATCATTGTTACAGGTCCGGAGTGTGACCCAGGTAAAATTCAGCGTCTCAAAGACAAGGGCGCACAGGTTCTTAAATGCCGGGTGTTGGAAAATCTGCTTGATTTAAATGACCTGATGATTAGATTAAAAGAATTGTCCATCACAAGCCTTCTGATTGAAGGCGGGGGGCGTGTGGCAGCATCGGCTCTGGCCGCAGGGATTGTTAACAAAGTCTGTTATTTTCTTGCCCCCAAGATTTTGGGCGCAAATGACGGCATCCCGGTCTTCAAAGGGTCGGGGCCTGAAAAGATAAAAGACGTGTTTGAACTGGTCCGGGTCACTACCCGGCAGTTCGGCTCAGATATGCTGGTTACAGGCTATCTTGAGCCCCGGAATAGGCCGGTCGGCAATGGGAAATGAGTGGGGAGATATTTTTTGTTTACGGGAATCATAGAAAGTCTGGGCACCATTCGGCGCATTGAAACCCAGGGTGAGGGTAAAATTCTGGTCATTGCCTGTGACCTGGATCTGACCGGTACAGGCATCGGGGATTCCATTGCCGTCAATGGGGCCTGCCTGACCGCCGTAAGCCTTGGTAAAGGGCAGTTCAAGGTGGACATGGCGCCTGAAACCGTCTCCCGCACCACATTTGATTCTCTTGGACCCGGAGCCCGGGTCAATATTGAACGGGCGCTGAAGTTGTCCGACCGCATAGATGGACATCTGGTATCAGGACACATAGACGGCACAGGTGTGGTTTCAAAAATTGAGACCCGGAGCAATGCCATCATATATGACATTCAGGTGCCGGAAAACCTTGCCTGTGAGATGATAGAAAAAGGCTCCGTGGCCATTGACGGTATCAGCCTGACCATCAACCAATGCTGGGAAAACGGTTTTTCGGTAAGCATTATTCCCCATACCGCAAAGATTACAACAATCGGGTTTAAAAATGTGGGGGATCGCGTCAATATTGAGACAGATATGCTGGGAAAATATGTGAAAAAATTTTTATCAGGGCAGGGGAAAGGCGCCAAGAGTGCCAACGACGCCGGTGCTGATGCCGACCTGGACATCAGTATGTCATTTCTTGCCCGGAACGGATTCTTGTAAAGGACAGACAAATGCCGCATTTAACCATTGAACAGGCGATTGAAGATATAAAAAACGGAAAAATGGTCATCCTGGTGGATGATGAGGACAGGGAGAACGAAGGTGATCTGACCATGGCGGCCCAGGCCGTAACCCCGGAAAGCATCAACTTTATGGCTACTTATGGCCGGGGACTTATCTGCCTGTCCCTTGATTCAAGTATTGCAGATAAACTCGACCTGCCCATGATGGTTGAAAACAACACCTCCCAGTATGGTACGGGATTTACGGTTTCCATCGAGGCAAAACACGGCGTGACCACGGGTATATCCGCCGCAGACCGGGCCACCACCATTTTGACGGCGGTGGCTGATGAGACAGGCCCCCAGGATATTGCACGCCCCGGCCACATTTTTCCGTTACGGGCTCGGGACGGCGGGGTAATGGTGCGCATCGGCCAGACCGAAGGCTCTGTGGATCTTGCACGGCTTGCGGGGCTGAAGCCCGCTGGTGTCATCTGTGAAATTATGGATGACGATGGTACCATGGCCCGGATGCCTTCCCTTGAAAAATTTGCCGAAAAGCACGGCATCGGCATTTGCACTGTGGCGGATCTTGTTAAATACCGCTTAAAAACAGAAAGCTTTGTAAAACGCGCTGCCGAAACCCTTATTCCCACCCGGGTGGGCGGGGAATTCAGAATCATTGCCTATGAGAATGATATCGACAATCTTACCCACATCGCTCTGGTTAAGGGTGAAATTGACCCGGAAAAGGCGATTCTGGTTCGGGTGCATTCCGAATGTATGACCGGTGATATTTTTTCTTCCTTGCGCTGTGACTGCCAGGATCAGCTCCACCGGGCCATGAAAATGGTGGATGATGAAGGCTGCGGCGTTATTCTCTATTTGCGTCAGGAGGGTCGGGGGATCGGCCTTGTGAACAAATTGAAAGCCTATGAATACCAGCGTCAGGGCCTGGATACGGTCCAGGCCAATGAAAAGCTTGGATTTTCCGCAGATCTTCGTGATTACGGTGTCGGTGCCCAGATGCTGGTGGATCTGGGTGTACGCAAAATGCGTCTGCTTACCAATAATCCTAAAAAGATGGTGGGTCTTGAAGGGTACGGGTTAAGCGTTGTGGAGCAGGTGCCCATTGAGGTGGCGCCCAATCCTTTCAACAAGGGGTATTTGAAGTGTAAGCAGGCTAAGATGGGTCATCTACTACACATAAAATAAGGATAATAAATATGCCTCAAATAATTGAAGCCAATTTAAACGCCAAGGGCAAAAAGTTTGGTATTGTTGCCGCAAGATTCAACGATTTTATCGTCGAAAAACTTGTGTCAGGCGCTTTGGATGCGCTGATCAGAAGCGGTGCGCAGGATGAGGATATTGCCATTGTCAAGGTCCCTGGTGCCTTTGAAATCCCTTTGGCTGCAGCCAAAATGGCTGCCTTGAAAAAGTATGACGCCATTATCTGTCTAGGTGCTGTGATCCGCGGGGCCACCACCCATTATGATTACGTGTGTGCCGAAGTGTCCAAGGGTGTTGCTGCCGTGAGTCTTGAGGCCAAAGTGCCGGTGATGTTTGGTATCCTTACCACTGAAACCATTGAACAGGCGATTGAACGGGCTGGTACAAAATCCGGTAACAAGGGCTTTGATGTGGCTTTGGGGGCCATTGAAATGGCAAACCTGTGCGCGAATATGGAATAGAACATGGGTGACAGGCGCAAATCCCGTGAACTGGCTCTGCAGGCTCTGTTTGCCTTGGATCTGAATAAATTGGATCTGAATAAAATCGATACCCCGTCGCAAATGGATGCTTTCCTCGAACAGCACGGCGAAGGTTTGAGTGAGTCCACCCGTCTTTTTTTTCTGACACTTGTGGAGGGGGTCCTGGAGAACCGGGTGAAGATAGACCTTCTTTTGGATCAGTGGG
Encoded here:
- the rpmF gene encoding 50S ribosomal protein L32, whose protein sequence is MAVPKQKSSKARGRKRRTHYKTGSPTITLCSECQEPKLPHRACPECGAYKGRNVNTDMDADD
- the acpP gene encoding acyl carrier protein, which produces MTIETKVRKIIAEKIPGIDIEDVVPQASLIEDLGADSLTIVELIMSMEEIFEIEIDDDQAEKLSTVQDIYDFIASKS
- the rpiB gene encoding ribose 5-phosphate isomerase B; this translates as MEKDKQIIIGSDHAAFELKEKIKDLLTGLGYEVEDAGTHSTASVNYADFGKKVAQAVSDGTFGRGILLCGTGLGMSMQANRFKGVRAALCSDIFSARMSRQHNDANILVMGGRVIGDILAFELVREWLATPFEGGRHLDRIRSLD
- the glyA gene encoding serine hydroxymethyltransferase, producing the protein MENIQFIKACDPEIASVIEREYSRQEYGLNLIASENTVSRAVMEAQGSIMTNKYAEGYPSKRYYGGCQYMDEAENLAIERVKKLFGVEYANVQPHSGSQANMAAYFSVLSPGDGILAMDLSHGGHLTHGAGVSFSGRLFNFSHYGLNPETETIDLNQVEDLARANKPKMIVAGASAYPRTLDFKGFSEIAKACGALFLVDMAHIAGLVAAGVHPTPVGYADIITSTTHKTLRGPRGGLILSSAERGKKINSQIFPGIQGGPLMHVVTAKAVAFKEALLPAFTEYQKQVVKNAAVLAKVLMERGYKLVSNGTDNHMVLVDFSGLDITGKDAEERLGQANITVNKNTVPNEKRSPFVTSGVRIGVPLITSRGMKEDAVGDIAGFICDVLDDEANVPKVATKVKELCTHYPLYGDTAC
- a CDS encoding deoxycytidylate deaminase → MPPVLPDSASVVSDGRPSWDEYFMAITELVASRATCLRRKVGAVLVKDKRILCSGYNGAPSQIPHCRETGCLREQLNVPSGEKHELCRGVHAEQNVIIQAAFHGIPVAGASLYCTTQPCSICAKMIINAGIKKVYFKKGYDDPLSLEMFAQAGVELIRLE
- the nrdR gene encoding transcriptional regulator NrdR — encoded protein: MKCPYCGNPNTRVVDSRPGKIEFEVRRRRECQDCGRRFTTYERVEQVPVMIVKKDSRREEFDREKVLRGIQKACEKRAISINQIEQIVDDIERDLREGRDREVSAKVVGEKIINALKELDDVAYVRFASVYREFKDVTDFIQELESLIHKEHRSADAEPGKEGPVKTDD
- the ribD gene encoding bifunctional diaminohydroxyphosphoribosylaminopyrimidine deaminase/5-amino-6-(5-phosphoribosylamino)uracil reductase RibD, which codes for MTDLDYMARALELAAQGKGYTSPNPCVGAVVVKDGRIIGQGFHSKAGGPHAEVVAIDDAAARAPEKLAHATIYVTLEPCNHFGRTPPCTHKILNAGIGRVVVACKDPNPNVAGGGIEFLRGKGLEVVSGVMEQEALTLIEDFVWNVQNHKTPFVTLKCAATLDGYIATRTGDSQWITSSASRNFGHELRHQNDAILIGSGTLHGDDPSLTARIEGKPTRDPARIILDTRLSIQENAKVVVQNSSAPTIIVTGPECDPGKIQRLKDKGAQVLKCRVLENLLDLNDLMIRLKELSITSLLIEGGGRVAASALAAGIVNKVCYFLAPKILGANDGIPVFKGSGPEKIKDVFELVRVTTRQFGSDMLVTGYLEPRNRPVGNGK
- a CDS encoding riboflavin synthase → MFTGIIESLGTIRRIETQGEGKILVIACDLDLTGTGIGDSIAVNGACLTAVSLGKGQFKVDMAPETVSRTTFDSLGPGARVNIERALKLSDRIDGHLVSGHIDGTGVVSKIETRSNAIIYDIQVPENLACEMIEKGSVAIDGISLTINQCWENGFSVSIIPHTAKITTIGFKNVGDRVNIETDMLGKYVKKFLSGQGKGAKSANDAGADADLDISMSFLARNGFL
- a CDS encoding bifunctional 3,4-dihydroxy-2-butanone-4-phosphate synthase/GTP cyclohydrolase II codes for the protein MPHLTIEQAIEDIKNGKMVILVDDEDRENEGDLTMAAQAVTPESINFMATYGRGLICLSLDSSIADKLDLPMMVENNTSQYGTGFTVSIEAKHGVTTGISAADRATTILTAVADETGPQDIARPGHIFPLRARDGGVMVRIGQTEGSVDLARLAGLKPAGVICEIMDDDGTMARMPSLEKFAEKHGIGICTVADLVKYRLKTESFVKRAAETLIPTRVGGEFRIIAYENDIDNLTHIALVKGEIDPEKAILVRVHSECMTGDIFSSLRCDCQDQLHRAMKMVDDEGCGVILYLRQEGRGIGLVNKLKAYEYQRQGLDTVQANEKLGFSADLRDYGVGAQMLVDLGVRKMRLLTNNPKKMVGLEGYGLSVVEQVPIEVAPNPFNKGYLKCKQAKMGHLLHIK
- the ribH gene encoding 6,7-dimethyl-8-ribityllumazine synthase, whose protein sequence is MPQIIEANLNAKGKKFGIVAARFNDFIVEKLVSGALDALIRSGAQDEDIAIVKVPGAFEIPLAAAKMAALKKYDAIICLGAVIRGATTHYDYVCAEVSKGVAAVSLEAKVPVMFGILTTETIEQAIERAGTKSGNKGFDVALGAIEMANLCANME
- the nusB gene encoding transcription antitermination factor NusB; translated protein: MGDRRKSRELALQALFALDLNKLDLNKIDTPSQMDAFLEQHGEGLSESTRLFFLTLVEGVLENRVKIDLLLDQWAKNWKTSRMPAVDRNIMRIAVFEILNLPDIPPSVSINEAVEIGKKFGTRDSGSFINGVLDRIKVQHEA